A portion of the Bacillus oleivorans genome contains these proteins:
- a CDS encoding metal-sensitive transcriptional regulator: MEYTDQMKNRVKRIEGQLRGILKMMEEGKDCKEVIMQLSAVRSAVDRTVGVIVSSNLVDCVLEVEHKGEKTDDLIREAVNLLVKSR; the protein is encoded by the coding sequence ATGGAATATACAGACCAAATGAAAAATAGAGTGAAACGCATAGAAGGTCAGTTAAGAGGCATCTTAAAGATGATGGAAGAAGGAAAAGATTGTAAAGAAGTTATTATGCAATTATCAGCTGTTCGATCTGCAGTTGATCGAACCGTTGGTGTGATTGTCAGTTCAAATCTGGTAGATTGCGTTTTAGAAGTGGAACATAAAGGCGAGAAAACAGATGACCTAATTAGAGAAGCTGTCAACCTTTTGGTAAAAAGCAGATAA
- a CDS encoding LysM peptidoglycan-binding domain-containing protein encodes MTIHVVQYGDSLWKIANQYQLPVAAIVEVNGLPSENAIIPGLALYIPDEAIVHIRPYMLKAGDNLWQLSNRFNTTIEAILQANPGIDPSQLYIGQRLLIPTPIRPQIETLGFIIPYSPEDILPTLRTLSDLLTYVAVVSYSFTGEGYAYVLLDDTAVVLESNRLGITPLLMIRNFTSEGFNPDLAGNVLANPVYRRNLIDSLLRFINEKGYGGVSLDIEFIPPARRSDFNTFLTELKAALGTRILHVNVHAKTEDLPTNRIVGAYDYHAIGEIADVVAVMTIDYGYPGGPPDPVSPLWWMAQVVRYATSLIDSRKVQVAFPLYGYDWRVIDNTTTALSVNGAQNQAIIANTIIEFDEAAASPWYRYWKGLEEHIVWFEDIRSYQEKYQLVDQYQLLGVTYWQIALPAPQNWAYLHNHFIVT; translated from the coding sequence ATGACGATTCATGTTGTCCAATATGGTGATTCCTTATGGAAAATTGCAAATCAGTATCAGCTTCCTGTTGCAGCTATTGTTGAAGTTAATGGTTTACCGTCAGAGAACGCCATCATTCCTGGTTTGGCACTTTACATTCCAGATGAAGCTATCGTTCATATTAGACCGTATATGCTAAAAGCAGGTGATAACCTCTGGCAGCTATCCAATCGTTTTAACACAACTATTGAGGCAATATTACAAGCAAATCCCGGAATTGATCCGTCTCAATTATATATAGGGCAAAGACTTCTCATTCCAACTCCGATAAGGCCTCAAATAGAAACTTTGGGTTTTATTATTCCCTACTCCCCAGAGGACATTTTACCAACACTTCGGACTTTATCTGATTTGCTAACATATGTGGCAGTGGTTTCTTACTCGTTTACGGGAGAAGGCTATGCGTATGTATTACTAGATGATACTGCAGTCGTTTTAGAAAGTAATCGGCTAGGGATAACCCCTTTATTGATGATTCGTAATTTTACATCCGAAGGTTTTAATCCTGATTTAGCCGGGAATGTGTTGGCTAACCCGGTTTATAGGAGAAATTTAATTGATAGTTTATTACGATTTATTAATGAGAAAGGGTATGGCGGAGTTTCACTTGACATAGAGTTTATTCCGCCAGCACGTAGAAGCGATTTTAATACATTTTTAACTGAGCTGAAAGCAGCACTTGGCACGCGAATATTACATGTTAATGTTCATGCTAAAACCGAAGACCTACCAACTAACCGTATCGTGGGAGCCTATGATTATCACGCAATCGGTGAAATTGCTGATGTTGTTGCAGTAATGACTATTGATTATGGATATCCAGGCGGTCCCCCGGATCCAGTATCCCCATTGTGGTGGATGGCTCAGGTCGTCCGGTACGCAACAAGTTTGATTGATTCACGTAAGGTGCAGGTTGCATTTCCCTTGTATGGATACGATTGGAGGGTGATTGATAATACTACTACAGCATTATCTGTAAATGGTGCTCAAAACCAGGCCATTATTGCTAATACAATCATCGAATTTGATGAGGCTGCGGCATCTCCCTGGTATCGATACTGGAAGGGGTTAGAGGAGCATATCGTTTGGTTTGAAGATATCAGAAGCTATCAAGAAAAATATCAATTAGTAGATCAATACCAGTTACTTGGTGTAACATACTGGCAAATTGCCTTACCAGCACCACAGAATTGGGCATATTTGCATAATCACTTTATCGTAACGTAA
- a CDS encoding sulfurtransferase TusA family protein, with product MEMVKTDFVLDARGLACPMPIVKTRKAIKELKEGQVIEVQATDKGSKADIQAWAKSSGHQYLGTLEEGDVLKHYIRKASDEESAERKYSHVVNNEVLEMKLNANENIVVLDVREAAEYAFGHIPIAISIPFGELEHRLNELNQEDEIYVVCRTGNRSDFAAQKLAENGFTNVTNVVPGMSEWTGKKTGIIK from the coding sequence ATGGAAATGGTAAAAACTGACTTCGTATTAGATGCTAGAGGATTAGCCTGTCCAATGCCTATTGTTAAAACAAGGAAAGCGATTAAGGAACTTAAAGAAGGTCAAGTAATCGAAGTTCAAGCAACTGATAAAGGATCAAAGGCAGATATTCAAGCATGGGCTAAAAGCTCAGGACACCAATATCTTGGTACTCTTGAGGAAGGCGATGTGTTAAAACACTATATTCGTAAGGCATCGGATGAAGAAAGTGCTGAAAGAAAATATTCTCATGTAGTGAATAATGAAGTCCTCGAAATGAAATTAAATGCTAATGAAAACATTGTAGTTCTTGATGTAAGAGAGGCGGCAGAATATGCGTTTGGTCATATCCCTATTGCCATATCAATTCCATTTGGAGAACTTGAACATCGTTTAAATGAGTTAAATCAGGAGGATGAAATTTACGTCGTTTGCCGAACAGGGAATCGAAGTGATTTTGCTGCTCAAAAATTGGCCGAAAATGGATTTACGAATGTCACCAATGTGGTGCCTGGTATGAGTGAGTGGACAGGTAAGAAAACCGGTATCATTAAGTGA
- a CDS encoding sulfurtransferase TusA family protein translates to MEVTKVLDAKGLACPMPIVKTRKAINELDSGQILEIHVTDKGAKNDLSAWAKSGGHELIKQEEEAEVLKFWIKKG, encoded by the coding sequence ATGGAAGTGACAAAAGTATTAGATGCAAAAGGACTCGCATGTCCAATGCCAATAGTAAAAACAAGGAAAGCAATCAATGAGTTAGATTCAGGCCAAATTTTAGAAATTCATGTAACTGATAAAGGGGCTAAAAATGACTTGTCAGCTTGGGCAAAATCTGGAGGTCACGAACTTATTAAGCAAGAAGAAGAAGCAGAGGTTTTAAAGTTTTGGATTAAGAAGGGTTAA
- a CDS encoding sulfite exporter TauE/SafE family protein produces MDIAFFITIFFIGLIGSFISGMVGIGGSIVKYPMLLYIPPMMGLAAFSAHEVSGISAVQVFFATIGGVWAYRKGGYLNTTLIAYMGVSILFGSIIGGFGSKLMSENGINVVYGLLALTAAIMMFIPKKRTDDIPFNEVNFNKWLAAALAFVIGAGAGIVGAAGAFLLVPVMLVVLKIPTRVTIASSLAITFISSIGSTIGKLTTGQVEYLPALIMVAASLIASPLGVMVGKKVNTKILQWVLAGLILATAVKIWVDIM; encoded by the coding sequence GTGGACATAGCATTTTTTATAACAATTTTCTTTATTGGATTAATCGGCTCCTTTATTTCTGGGATGGTTGGGATTGGCGGCTCCATCGTAAAATATCCTATGCTTTTATACATCCCGCCTATGATGGGGTTGGCTGCCTTTAGTGCTCATGAGGTTTCCGGAATTAGTGCAGTACAAGTATTTTTCGCTACGATCGGCGGAGTGTGGGCATACCGAAAAGGCGGGTATTTAAATACAACATTAATTGCTTATATGGGCGTTAGTATTTTATTTGGCAGTATTATCGGTGGTTTCGGCTCTAAATTAATGAGTGAAAATGGGATTAATGTTGTTTATGGTCTATTGGCCTTAACTGCTGCTATCATGATGTTTATCCCTAAAAAAAGGACTGACGATATTCCTTTCAATGAAGTTAATTTCAATAAATGGTTAGCCGCTGCCTTAGCTTTTGTGATTGGCGCTGGTGCTGGGATTGTAGGAGCTGCAGGTGCATTTTTATTAGTACCGGTTATGCTGGTAGTTTTAAAGATTCCGACACGAGTGACCATTGCATCCTCACTAGCAATTACCTTTATTTCATCTATCGGATCGACTATTGGAAAACTGACAACTGGCCAAGTTGAATATCTTCCCGCACTTATCATGGTTGCAGCAAGTCTCATTGCTTCACCATTAGGAGTGATGGTCGGGAAAAAAGTAAACACGAAGATCTTGCAATGGGTACTTGCTGGACTTATTTTGGCAACTGCGGTTAAAATTTGGGTTGATATAATGTGA
- a CDS encoding aldehyde dehydrogenase family protein yields the protein MKIERKKLFINGQWVEAQQHQTLTSPYTNEAIAEIPMANADEVNQAIEAAHKARKVMAKLPIHKRSAILAKLAQLLENRFEEAAKIIALEAAKPIETAKAEVNRSIQTYKFASFEANRIGGETLPLDAAPGGENRFAYTIREPLGVIGAITPFNFPMNLVAHKIGPAIASGNTIVLKPASQTPLSSFFIAELLQEAGLPDGALNIVTGSGSTVGDLIVTDDRVKMITFTGSPAVGMGIRNKAGLKRVTLELGSNSAVIIDQGVNLDKIMDRCVTGAFSFQGQVCISLQRVYVHEKEYERFVQMFVEKTKTLKIGDPLDPETDISALISKKDVERALSWIAEAEESGAKVLTGGIVEGNVLLPTVLTDVDASLKVSCQEVFAPIVIINKVSSIDEAISHVNDSRFGLQAGIYTEKLNLALEAVETLEVGGVMINDIPTFRVDHMPYGGVKESGTGREGIKYAIEEMTEMKLVVINRN from the coding sequence GTGAAAATTGAAAGAAAAAAATTATTTATTAATGGCCAATGGGTGGAGGCACAGCAACACCAGACGCTAACATCTCCTTATACGAATGAAGCGATTGCTGAAATTCCAATGGCGAATGCTGATGAAGTGAATCAGGCAATTGAAGCTGCGCATAAAGCACGAAAAGTGATGGCGAAGCTTCCCATTCATAAACGATCTGCGATTTTAGCTAAACTGGCACAGTTACTCGAAAACCGTTTTGAAGAGGCAGCAAAAATCATTGCGCTTGAGGCTGCCAAACCAATTGAAACAGCTAAGGCAGAAGTAAATCGGTCGATACAAACGTATAAATTTGCAAGCTTCGAAGCAAACCGGATCGGTGGAGAAACGCTCCCATTAGATGCAGCTCCGGGCGGAGAGAATCGGTTCGCATATACAATCCGGGAACCGCTTGGTGTTATTGGAGCCATTACTCCTTTTAATTTTCCAATGAATCTGGTTGCACACAAAATCGGTCCTGCGATCGCATCAGGAAATACGATCGTTTTAAAACCAGCTTCTCAAACACCGCTCTCATCCTTTTTTATTGCTGAACTTTTACAAGAAGCTGGTTTGCCAGACGGAGCCTTAAATATTGTAACGGGCAGTGGCAGCACGGTAGGAGATTTAATAGTTACCGATGACCGGGTAAAAATGATTACCTTTACCGGCAGTCCGGCAGTCGGAATGGGTATTCGAAATAAAGCTGGGTTAAAACGAGTGACACTCGAACTTGGCTCAAATTCAGCTGTTATCATTGATCAAGGTGTCAATCTCGATAAAATTATGGATCGCTGTGTAACAGGAGCCTTTAGTTTCCAGGGACAGGTTTGCATTTCCTTACAAAGAGTTTACGTTCATGAAAAAGAATACGAACGCTTCGTGCAAATGTTTGTTGAAAAAACAAAAACATTAAAAATCGGGGACCCGTTAGATCCAGAAACTGATATATCGGCGCTTATATCTAAAAAAGATGTCGAGCGTGCTCTTTCCTGGATTGCAGAAGCAGAAGAAAGCGGTGCAAAGGTATTAACAGGTGGAATTGTTGAAGGAAACGTCTTGTTGCCAACTGTACTTACAGATGTAGATGCGTCTCTTAAAGTTTCATGTCAAGAAGTCTTTGCTCCAATAGTGATTATTAACAAGGTTTCTTCTATTGATGAAGCAATTAGTCATGTGAACGATTCACGCTTTGGACTGCAGGCTGGAATTTATACAGAAAAATTGAATTTGGCTCTAGAAGCAGTGGAGACATTAGAGGTCGGTGGTGTTATGATAAATGATATCCCAACTTTTAGAGTCGATCATATGCCATACGGCGGGGTCAAGGAAAGTGGTACGGGGAGAGAAGGAATTAAATATGCGATTGAAGAAATGACCGAGATGAAACTTGTAGTCATCAATCGTAACTGA
- a CDS encoding flavin reductase family protein, translating into MDDRTFRNAMGKFATGITVVTTEADGNTHGMTANAFMSVSLNPKLVLVSIGHNARMHDIIKRAGKFAVSVLAEDQEEYSVIFAGQKKDERNITFKRLNDMPVIDGALVNLTCNVYDAHLAGDHTLYIGEVTDLAIQDGDPILYFGGKYRKLNDY; encoded by the coding sequence TTGGATGATCGTACATTTAGAAATGCGATGGGGAAATTTGCAACCGGGATAACGGTTGTCACAACAGAAGCGGATGGGAACACCCACGGAATGACGGCTAATGCCTTTATGTCAGTTTCCCTAAATCCGAAGCTTGTGCTGGTGTCTATCGGACATAATGCAAGAATGCATGACATTATAAAAAGAGCGGGGAAATTTGCTGTCAGTGTTCTGGCTGAAGATCAAGAAGAGTATTCTGTAATTTTTGCCGGTCAAAAGAAAGACGAGCGAAATATTACTTTTAAACGATTAAATGATATGCCTGTTATTGATGGAGCATTGGTGAACCTTACGTGTAATGTGTATGACGCCCATTTAGCAGGGGACCATACCCTCTATATCGGCGAGGTCACAGATTTAGCAATACAAGACGGAGATCCGATTCTGTATTTTGGCGGAAAATACCGAAAACTAAATGACTATTAA
- a CDS encoding aldehyde dehydrogenase family protein codes for MQQGYQEAEKRTSERYEVFNQSYINGVWTKGSSERTYDIVNPYDRSIITSIQLASLEQVEQAFQAAYIAQKEWAKTSAEERIMVLQKAADYLKENREAIVDLDVRETGSSVLKANIEHHLTLEFLEEAIKYADELYKVREVASSIDGKMNHIYRLPLGVISSISPFNFPMNLSMRTIAPAIALGNSVVHKPDIQVGLTGGTILARAFEYAGLPKGVFNVVLTDIPEIGDEMLTNPYAKLISFTGSTAVGRHIGAISGSNLKRVALELGGNSPFVVLSDADLEQAVSAAIFGKFIHQGQICMIINRIIVHRDLHDTFVVRFVERAKAIPYGDPRDPQTIIGPIINEKQMEKALGFIEQAKKDGATVALEGNRIGTILTPYVFTNVDPSSNLAQSELFAPITTIIKADSDEHAIEIANHTEHGLSSAIFTRDLKKGEQLALEIDAGMTHVNDQTVNDSPNIPFGGNKASGLGRFGNPWVVEEFTVTKWVSVQKKYRNYPF; via the coding sequence GTGCAGCAAGGTTACCAGGAGGCAGAAAAAAGGACGAGTGAACGGTATGAAGTATTTAACCAGAGTTATATCAATGGTGTTTGGACTAAAGGTTCAAGTGAGCGGACATATGATATTGTCAATCCATATGATCGTTCTATTATTACGTCTATCCAATTAGCATCGCTTGAACAAGTAGAACAAGCCTTTCAAGCCGCATACATTGCGCAAAAAGAATGGGCAAAAACATCTGCAGAAGAAAGAATCATGGTTCTTCAAAAAGCTGCTGACTATTTAAAAGAAAATCGTGAGGCCATAGTTGATCTTGACGTACGCGAAACCGGAAGTTCGGTATTAAAAGCTAATATTGAGCATCATCTAACATTAGAATTTTTAGAGGAAGCCATAAAATATGCTGATGAACTTTATAAAGTGAGAGAAGTTGCAAGTAGCATTGATGGAAAAATGAATCATATTTATCGACTCCCATTAGGGGTTATTTCTTCCATCTCCCCTTTTAACTTTCCTATGAATCTCTCAATGCGGACGATTGCACCTGCCATTGCACTTGGTAACAGTGTAGTTCACAAACCAGATATACAGGTAGGTCTAACAGGTGGAACGATTCTCGCCCGTGCCTTTGAATATGCCGGTCTGCCGAAAGGGGTGTTTAATGTAGTTTTAACGGATATTCCAGAAATTGGGGATGAGATGCTAACAAACCCTTATGCCAAGCTCATCAGTTTTACTGGTTCTACTGCAGTGGGCAGACATATTGGCGCAATTTCTGGCAGTAATTTAAAACGGGTTGCTTTAGAGCTTGGAGGAAATAGTCCGTTCGTCGTATTATCGGACGCGGACCTTGAACAGGCAGTGAGTGCTGCTATCTTCGGTAAATTTATTCACCAAGGACAAATCTGTATGATTATTAACCGGATCATTGTCCACAGGGATTTACATGATACATTTGTAGTGCGCTTTGTTGAACGGGCAAAAGCTATTCCATATGGAGATCCACGTGATCCGCAAACGATTATTGGTCCTATTATTAATGAAAAACAAATGGAAAAAGCTTTAGGCTTTATCGAACAGGCCAAAAAAGATGGGGCTACTGTTGCTCTAGAGGGAAATAGGATTGGAACGATTTTAACCCCTTATGTCTTTACGAATGTGGATCCTTCTAGCAATCTTGCCCAATCTGAATTGTTTGCACCGATTACGACGATTATTAAGGCGGATTCTGACGAGCATGCGATTGAAATAGCGAACCATACTGAGCATGGATTAAGTTCGGCAATTTTTACAAGGGATTTGAAAAAAGGCGAACAATTGGCTTTAGAAATTGATGCCGGTATGACCCATGTCAATGATCAAACCGTAAACGATAGCCCAAACATTCCATTTGGCGGCAATAAAGCAAGCGGACTCGGTCGTTTCGGAAATCCTTGGGTTGTCGAGGAGTTTACAGTAACCAAATGGGTATCTGTGCAGAAGAAGTATCGCAATTATCCATTTTAA
- a CDS encoding MBL fold metallo-hydrolase encodes MKVNVMTSSEVTKKIISKEKLFIVDVRNESDFKEWKIDGENFEYLNVPYFELLDGVEGILDQIPTDQEVLVVCAKEGSSVMVAEMLSEAGRTISYLKGGMKAWSEHLEPVKVGALNGGGEIYQFVRIGKGCLSYMVVSDGEAAVIDATRMTDIYLDFAKNMDVKITHVFDTHLHADHISGGRKIAEKTNALYWLPPKDATEVTFAFQPLKDGQNVIIGSTKLNIHAFYSPGHTIGSTSFVVGDKFLLSGDILFVDSIGRPDLAGLAQDWVGDLRESLYSRYRELSKDLIVLPAHFMIMEELNDNGSVFEKLGVLFEKNHGLNIGDEDEFKKLVTENLPPQPNAYQEIRQTNMGKINPDEEKQREMEIGPNRCAVR; translated from the coding sequence ATGAAAGTAAACGTTATGACATCGAGTGAAGTAACTAAAAAAATCATTAGTAAAGAAAAATTGTTCATAGTAGATGTGCGAAACGAAAGCGATTTTAAAGAGTGGAAAATTGATGGGGAAAACTTTGAATATCTTAATGTACCTTATTTTGAGCTTTTAGACGGTGTAGAAGGAATTCTTGATCAAATTCCAACTGATCAGGAAGTATTAGTTGTTTGTGCAAAAGAAGGTTCTTCTGTAATGGTGGCTGAAATGCTTTCAGAAGCTGGCCGTACCATTTCTTATCTGAAAGGCGGGATGAAAGCTTGGAGTGAACATTTAGAACCGGTTAAAGTTGGTGCTTTAAATGGTGGCGGCGAGATTTATCAATTTGTCCGAATTGGTAAGGGCTGCCTGTCCTACATGGTGGTATCTGACGGTGAAGCAGCGGTTATTGACGCTACACGTATGACAGACATTTACTTGGATTTCGCTAAAAATATGGATGTAAAAATTACGCATGTGTTTGATACGCACTTACATGCAGACCACATTTCTGGCGGACGTAAAATAGCTGAAAAAACAAATGCATTATACTGGCTTCCTCCAAAAGATGCAACAGAAGTCACATTTGCTTTTCAACCATTAAAAGACGGTCAGAACGTGATAATCGGTAGTACAAAACTCAACATTCATGCCTTTTATTCACCGGGTCACACAATTGGATCCACCTCATTTGTAGTAGGTGATAAGTTCCTTCTTTCAGGTGACATTCTGTTTGTCGATTCTATTGGAAGACCTGACCTTGCCGGTTTAGCACAAGATTGGGTTGGAGATCTACGAGAAAGTTTATATTCTCGATATCGAGAACTATCTAAGGATTTAATTGTACTTCCAGCTCATTTTATGATTATGGAAGAATTAAACGATAATGGAAGTGTATTTGAAAAACTGGGTGTTTTATTTGAGAAAAATCATGGTCTCAATATCGGGGATGAAGATGAATTTAAAAAACTGGTAACAGAAAACCTGCCGCCTCAGCCAAATGCATATCAAGAAATTCGCCAAACTAACATGGGTAAAATCAACCCAGATGAGGAGAAGCAGCGCGAAATGGAAATAGGTCCAAACCGCTGTGCGGTTCGATAA
- a CDS encoding 3'-5' exonuclease, translating into MADLQQYIFFDFEMLCSNRGMKFEEMEVIRLGAVKYNLQTKEISYFDRYIRPQSHKRLTRFCKELTGISDEDLKNASDFKEVFAEFLYWVGGVKRSQFFSWSKSDLARLKIDAARHGLPPRTIQKIEKRYVDFQAIFSKRVTKTHFSVENAVELYGKKFIGDKHNPMWDAYNTLQIYLCFLNDRLNSDLIMLKQYVFDEIPTDFEKINSGLTKAMKNDISTLYKEGKDLIKMSDAYKFMKKANRLAHKYENIIINRSGIFSKKNVEYARSIGRFYEDLCAAYDIHKKFSSKVMILDEHSVRPLQHLVTIGG; encoded by the coding sequence ATGGCAGATCTGCAGCAATATATCTTCTTCGATTTTGAAATGCTTTGTTCCAATCGGGGAATGAAATTCGAAGAGATGGAAGTAATTCGACTTGGTGCTGTTAAATACAACCTGCAAACAAAAGAAATTTCTTATTTCGATCGCTATATTCGCCCACAAAGTCACAAACGGCTTACTCGATTCTGTAAAGAATTAACTGGGATATCAGATGAGGATTTGAAGAATGCTTCAGATTTTAAAGAGGTGTTTGCAGAATTTTTGTATTGGGTCGGCGGCGTGAAGCGATCTCAATTCTTCTCATGGTCAAAAAGCGATCTGGCCAGATTAAAAATAGATGCAGCCCGGCACGGCCTTCCGCCTCGAACCATTCAAAAAATCGAAAAACGATATGTAGACTTTCAGGCAATCTTTTCAAAAAGAGTGACGAAAACTCACTTTTCTGTTGAAAATGCAGTGGAATTGTATGGAAAAAAGTTTATCGGCGACAAGCACAATCCAATGTGGGATGCGTATAATACGCTGCAAATTTATCTCTGTTTTTTAAACGACCGTTTAAACTCAGATTTGATTATGCTGAAGCAATATGTGTTTGATGAGATTCCAACTGATTTCGAGAAAATAAATTCTGGCTTAACAAAAGCAATGAAGAACGATATCTCGACCCTTTATAAAGAAGGCAAAGATTTGATCAAAATGAGCGATGCCTATAAATTTATGAAAAAGGCAAATAGACTCGCTCATAAATATGAAAATATCATCATCAACAGATCCGGAATCTTTTCAAAGAAAAATGTTGAATATGCACGTTCTATCGGCCGCTTTTACGAGGATTTATGTGCCGCCTATGATATTCATAAAAAGTTTTCATCTAAAGTTATGATTTTAGACGAGCATTCGGTAAGACCTTTGCAGCACCTGGTAACTATTGGAGGATAA
- a CDS encoding DsrE/DsrF/DrsH-like family protein: MTEKKTTNIILFSGDYDKAMAAYIIANGAAAYDHEVTIFHTFWGLNALRKDGDYNVKKGFIEKMFAKMMPKGADKMGLSKMNFAGFGPKMIKEVIKKHNAMTLPQLIEMAQVQDVKLVACTMTMDHLGLKQEELLDGIELAGVAAYLADAENGNVNLFI, translated from the coding sequence ATGACTGAAAAGAAAACCACAAACATTATTTTATTTAGCGGTGATTATGATAAAGCTATGGCTGCTTATATAATTGCCAATGGAGCGGCAGCTTATGACCACGAGGTTACAATCTTCCACACGTTTTGGGGATTAAATGCACTTAGAAAAGATGGGGATTACAACGTAAAGAAAGGATTTATTGAAAAAATGTTTGCAAAAATGATGCCAAAAGGAGCAGACAAAATGGGCCTTTCTAAAATGAATTTTGCGGGATTTGGTCCTAAAATGATCAAAGAAGTTATAAAGAAACACAATGCAATGACATTACCTCAGCTCATAGAGATGGCACAAGTTCAGGACGTTAAGCTGGTTGCGTGCACAATGACAATGGACCATTTGGGACTTAAGCAAGAAGAGCTTTTAGATGGGATTGAATTGGCTGGTGTTGCAGCATACTTAGCAGACGCTGAGAATGGAAATGTAAACCTGTTTATCTAA
- a CDS encoding rhodanese-like domain-containing protein, which yields MKQLSANEVAALLNENKDLNIVDVREVDEVTLGKIPGAIHIPLGLLEFRMHELEKSKEYIMVCRSGGRSGRACQLLEGHGFNVINMAGGMQDWEGITE from the coding sequence ATGAAACAATTATCTGCAAATGAAGTGGCAGCACTTTTAAACGAAAACAAGGATCTTAACATTGTGGATGTTCGCGAGGTTGATGAAGTAACGTTAGGAAAAATTCCGGGAGCCATTCATATTCCTTTAGGACTGCTTGAATTCCGTATGCATGAGCTGGAAAAATCTAAGGAATATATCATGGTATGCCGTTCAGGCGGCAGAAGCGGACGTGCTTGTCAGCTTTTGGAAGGCCATGGGTTTAATGTAATTAATATGGCTGGCGGAATGCAGGACTGGGAAGGGATTACAGAGTAA
- the hpaD gene encoding 3,4-dihydroxyphenylacetate 2,3-dioxygenase, with translation MNFNIIRAARAVLHVTDLEASRKFYVDTLGFVVTESNDNHLYLRGLEEQSHHSLLLKKAAEPALEVLSYRVFSESDLDVLAEFFTDKGLKTKWLEAGTQKAVGRALRVEDISGLPLEFYAKMDTVERLLQRYDLYKGAKVQRIDHFNCMVTNVEKAYDFYIKELGFACSEYTASEGDRIWAAWLHRKPSVHDVAFMNGKGPCLHHIGFWLSDPMSLIHACDVLAASGYTDSMERGPGRHGLSNAFFLYLRDPDGHRIELYNGDYLTSDPDFNPIRWDINDKRRQTFWGHEAPDSWFNETSTVLDVEGEKAVPASEPTLKQHKPTFII, from the coding sequence ATGAACTTCAATATCATTCGTGCGGCAAGAGCCGTTTTACATGTAACAGATTTAGAAGCCTCCCGAAAATTTTATGTAGATACGCTTGGTTTTGTCGTAACCGAATCCAACGATAATCATCTTTATTTGCGCGGATTAGAAGAACAAAGCCATCACTCTCTTCTGTTAAAAAAAGCAGCAGAACCAGCACTCGAGGTTTTGAGCTACCGAGTTTTCTCAGAATCAGACCTCGATGTTTTAGCAGAATTTTTTACAGATAAAGGGTTAAAAACAAAGTGGCTTGAGGCAGGAACGCAAAAAGCTGTCGGGAGAGCGTTACGAGTGGAGGATATTTCAGGCTTGCCGCTTGAGTTTTATGCGAAAATGGATACAGTTGAACGATTGCTCCAGCGCTATGACCTTTATAAAGGAGCAAAAGTACAGCGCATTGATCACTTTAACTGCATGGTTACGAATGTAGAGAAAGCCTATGATTTTTATATAAAAGAACTAGGATTTGCGTGCTCTGAATACACGGCATCGGAAGGTGACCGGATTTGGGCAGCATGGCTTCACCGGAAACCAAGTGTTCACGATGTCGCGTTTATGAATGGAAAAGGGCCGTGTCTTCATCATATCGGCTTTTGGTTAAGTGATCCAATGAGTTTAATCCATGCATGTGACGTGTTAGCTGCCAGCGGATATACAGATAGTATGGAAAGAGGACCAGGCCGTCATGGGCTTTCCAATGCATTCTTCCTTTATTTACGTGACCCTGATGGCCATCGGATTGAGCTTTATAATGGAGACTATTTAACGAGTGACCCAGATTTTAATCCGATTCGCTGGGATATTAACGATAAAAGACGACAGACATTCTGGGGTCATGAAGCACCCGATAGCTGGTTTAATGAAACATCAACAGTCTTAGATGTAGAGGGAGAAAAAGCAGTCCCAGCTTCTGAACCAACTCTTAAACAGCATAAACCGACCTTTATCATATAA